Sequence from the Desulfuromonas acetoxidans DSM 684 genome:
CAATCTGGTCCTGTTCTCAGTGATGATCCTGCGCGGTATGGCAACGGGAGGCGGTATGTCCAGCCTGCTCAGTCCCAATGCCGAGTTACTGGTTATCTCAGGTGGACAATGGTGGCCGCTTGTCATTCAGAACGGTGAATGGTGGCGTTGCATTACGTACGCCTATACCCATGCTGGACTGATCCATATCGGTTTCAATATGATGGTGCTTTATCAAGTCGGCCCCATGCTGGAGCGGGAGATCGGCCCGAGTGGCTTCATCTCCCTGTATACCATCACGGCACTGGCCGCGACCGGACTCGGCTATTTCTGGCACCCCATGACCGTGGTCATTGGCGCTTCCGGTGCCCTGTTCGGCATGATCGGCTTTTCCATCACCTATTTTCACCGAATTGGTGGCCACCAAGCACTTGCCCAGCGTGACTTCATGATCCGTTGGGCCATCTTCGCCTTTATCTTCGGCTTTCTTGTCGGAGCCGATAATGCCGCTCATTTGGGCGGTGCCGTCAGTGGTGCCGTATTTGGATTGGTCTACCCGATCGCTCTGCGCACCCGACGCACTCTGGCTCCGCTGACCAACACCCTGGCGGCCGTGAGTCTGATTGCGACTGTTGCCAGCCTGGTGTTTCTGGTGCTGAGCTGGTTTTAACCCCGTTTCTTATAGATCGACTGTTATGGCTAAAGTTAAATTTCCAACAACACAGGCTGTTCGCCAACTGAAACAGCACAAAGTCCGCTACACCCCACAACTCTATGCCTATGAGGAAAAAGGGGGAACACGCGTATCGGCACGAGAGTTGGGCGTTGAGGAACACGCTGTGATCAAAACCTTGGTCATGGAGGATGAACACCAATCACCGCTGATTATCCTCATGCACGGTGATTGCGAGGTTTCCACCAAAGAGATGGCCCGTACTCTCAATGTCAAACGGATCGCCCCGTGCAGTCCAGACATCGCTCACAAGCATACCGGCTACCAGGTCGGCGGCACCTCCCCTTTCGGCACCTTAAAGCCTTTGCCCGTTTATGTGGAACGCACCATTCTTGATTTGCCGTTGATTTATATCAATGGCGGGAAACGGGGCTTTCTGGTCAGTCTGGCTCCTGAAGTGTTGGTGAATGTGTTACAGGCAACGCCTGTTGAGGTGGCGATCTAACACTTATCCTCCGCACAGAATTCGCTGATCCGGTCCAAGTGGTTCATCTTACGGAACAGCCCGCATCAGTCCTCAAGCAGGTTGCCGATACCCATCGCGCTGACGTTCATTGCGTTCGGTGCTGCTGAACGGGAGTGCTTGGCTGCTCAATGACAGACGAACAAAGGGGTGGGCACCGTCCCACCCGTTTGATCGGTGCCACACCAGAGATAAAGCGCGACTTAAGGTTGTTATCAACGTTTTATGCCATTGCAGATGAGTTGCACGATTCGTCGACCTAAAGGGCGGCGAGCCGAATCTGTGAAGCATCACGGAAACAGACACAGTGTCGGTGGATCCAGGTTCAGGAGGTGTTCAAGCCGGTTTTTGCATCTTTTGAGCGGCCAGTCAAAAGGATGTCGGCTGCCGGGGCGAAACCCGGCGACCTTGACTGTGATCTTCATTTTACTTGGTCCGCAGTTCACTCCATTCGATGCTGCTAAGCGGAAGGCTTCGCTGCTATAAGTCATAGAGCGGCACAACAAAGCGCCCCTGCCATAAGGTCAGAAGACGCTTTGTTGATAAAAACATTGTATTACCGCCGTTGCCACTGCGGCTGTCGTTTCTCAAGAAACGCCCGCACGCCCTCTTCGGCATCTTCAGTGGAACACAACGCAGCAAACAGATCATCCATGCTCTCTAAGCCCTGATGATATGGCACATCCTGCAAACGTCGCAGCCCCTCTTTGCCGATGCTCAACGCCAGCGGGCTTTTCTTCACTAGCTTTTTCGCCAATTTGAGGGTTTCCTCCTCAAGCTCATCATCAGCCACGGCTTTATTGATCAAGCCCAGCCGTTCCGCTTCTTGGGCCGTGATCATGTCACCGCTCAACACCATCTCCATCGTCTTTTTGCGACCGATCAACTTTGTCATCGGTGCTGCCGGTCCCAGACAGATCAGGCCAACATTAATCGCCGTGGTGCCAAACATGGAGGATTCAGCAGCCACGGTCAGATCACAACCAAATGAGAGCCCGGCCCCATTGGCCACGGCATAGCCCTGCACAGAAGCGATTGTCGGCGTATTCAGACGGTTGAGAGTATGATAAAACGCATCAATACCGTAAAGGAACTGCCGGTATTCCAAAGAGCTTTTGTTGTTGAACTGATCAAGCGAAATCCCGGTGCAGAAATGTTTTCCCGCCGCTTTGACAACAATCACGCGGATATCCTCATCACGTTCGAAATCCCACAACGCCTGATCCAGCAAGTCGGCAAACTCTGGGGTGAAAGTGTTCATATGTTCAGGACGGTTTAAGGTGATAAAACCGATCTGATCTTGTCGATCCGTCAAAATACAGGGGTCTGCCATGGTCTCCTCCATAAATAGGTCAATTTTAAAACATCGTTTAAATAATAACACATCATATTCAGAAGACACGATATACGTCAATGCCAATGGTGAAGAAAAGTGCCTATCAGTGGCTCCCCGTTGTCATAAAACAGATATGTAAAAACGTCATACAGAAATAGTAATAGACAGCTGCAATCAAACCTGTTAGTGTGTTTCATTCTTGGTGCCCATCGGTCGGCACCCGTTGTGTCCTCGGTAGTATCTCTTTTTTGCGACATTCCCCTGACACCCTGTTACAGCGTCTCCCGCCTCATCGACCGATCCTCGGCACTGCCCAGGATAGGCTGGTTACCATTTTGGAGTACAATTTTTGACGAAGTTTAACGACCTCGGCCTGTCGGCCGAACTGTTGCGTGCTGTTGCCGATCAAGGTTACAGCGAGCCCACCCCGATTCAAGCACAAGCCATTCCCGCCGTCCTTAATGGTGGCGACATTCTCGCCGCAGCGCAAACCGGCACCGGTAAAACCGCCGGTTTTACTTTGCCCGTCCTGCAGCGACTCAGCGACACTCCGGTGTCTTCAGGACGCCGCCCGGTACGCGCGCTGGTTCTGACACCGACACGTGAACTGGCGGCCCAAGTCGGTGCCAGTGTTGCTGATTACGGTAAATATCTGCCGTTGCGCAGCGCCATTGTTTTTGGTGGTGTTAAAATCAATCCGCAAATCAGCATGTTGCGCAAAGGTGTGGACATTTTGGTGGCAACCCCCGGCCGTCTGCTTGACCATGTGTCGCAGAAGACCGTTGATCTGTCCAAGGTGGAAATTCTTATCCTTGACGAGGCAGACCGGATGTTGGATATGGGATTTATCCGCGACATCCGCAAAGTCCTTGCCCTGCTGCCCAAGAAACGCCAGAACCTGTTGTTTTCGGCAACCTTTTCCGATGACATCAAACGTCTGGCGGATTCACTGTTGAATACACCGACTCTGATTGAGGTTGCCCGTCGCAATACGGCATCCGAACAGGTGGAACAAAGCGTTCACCTGATTGAAAAAAGTCGCAAGAGGGAGCTGCTCTCTCATATGATCGGCTCACAAAACTGGCAGCAGGTACTGGTCTTTACCCGTACCAAGCGCGGTGCCAACCGTCTGGCCCAACAGTTGGAAAAAGATGGCCTCAAATCCACAGCCATCCACGGCAACAAAACCCAGGGTGCACGCACCAAGGCGTTGGCTGATTTCAAAGCAGGCCGAGCACGGGTCCTGGTTGCCACGGATATTGCCGCACGTGGTCTGGATATTGATCAGCTACCCAATGTCGTTAACTACGAGCTTCCCGATGTGCCGGAGGATTATGTCCATCGCATTGGCCGCACTGGTCGTGCCGGACGTGACGGCAAAGCGGTATCTCTGGTGTGCAGTGAGGAAAAAAAGCAGCTGCGCGACATTGAGCGGTTACTAAAACGGCCCATCGCCAAAGAGGTGATCGCCGGTTATGAGGTGAGTACGACCAACAAACCTACGGCCCGGCCTGCGTCTCAGCCGAGAAAGAGTGCTCAGCGCAACCAACGCCCCAACCGTAACGCCGACGCTGGCCAAAAAAACGCGTGGTCAGGACGACGTAAGCCCTCATCGAGAGCCGCTGTTTAACAGCCAGCTCCCTGACCAATACACCTTAAAAAGACCTTCCGAAAAAGCGTTCGGAAGGTCTTTTTTTATTGCAATAGTCCTCACTCAAGTGCAAACGAGAGGACTTCTATCTTGCCCAGAACCCCGGTTGCCACTATTCTGAAAAGAGAACAGCTCCT
This genomic interval carries:
- a CDS encoding rhomboid family intramembrane serine protease, which produces MDWKRFFDNLGMNGTRWQWRIMKWQRQWKQVKRGEGVASSNFSISQVLLFVNLVLFSVMILRGMATGGGMSSLLSPNAELLVISGGQWWPLVIQNGEWWRCITYAYTHAGLIHIGFNMMVLYQVGPMLEREIGPSGFISLYTITALAATGLGYFWHPMTVVIGASGALFGMIGFSITYFHRIGGHQALAQRDFMIRWAIFAFIFGFLVGADNAAHLGGAVSGAVFGLVYPIALRTRRTLAPLTNTLAAVSLIATVASLVFLVLSWF
- a CDS encoding enoyl-CoA hydratase/isomerase family protein; the protein is MADPCILTDRQDQIGFITLNRPEHMNTFTPEFADLLDQALWDFERDEDIRVIVVKAAGKHFCTGISLDQFNNKSSLEYRQFLYGIDAFYHTLNRLNTPTIASVQGYAVANGAGLSFGCDLTVAAESSMFGTTAINVGLICLGPAAPMTKLIGRKKTMEMVLSGDMITAQEAERLGLINKAVADDELEEETLKLAKKLVKKSPLALSIGKEGLRRLQDVPYHQGLESMDDLFAALCSTEDAEEGVRAFLEKRQPQWQRR
- a CDS encoding DEAD/DEAH box helicase; translation: MTKFNDLGLSAELLRAVADQGYSEPTPIQAQAIPAVLNGGDILAAAQTGTGKTAGFTLPVLQRLSDTPVSSGRRPVRALVLTPTRELAAQVGASVADYGKYLPLRSAIVFGGVKINPQISMLRKGVDILVATPGRLLDHVSQKTVDLSKVEILILDEADRMLDMGFIRDIRKVLALLPKKRQNLLFSATFSDDIKRLADSLLNTPTLIEVARRNTASEQVEQSVHLIEKSRKRELLSHMIGSQNWQQVLVFTRTKRGANRLAQQLEKDGLKSTAIHGNKTQGARTKALADFKAGRARVLVATDIAARGLDIDQLPNVVNYELPDVPEDYVHRIGRTGRAGRDGKAVSLVCSEEKKQLRDIERLLKRPIAKEVIAGYEVSTTNKPTARPASQPRKSAQRNQRPNRNADAGQKNAWSGRRKPSSRAAV
- a CDS encoding aminoacyl-tRNA deacylase; protein product: MAKVKFPTTQAVRQLKQHKVRYTPQLYAYEEKGGTRVSARELGVEEHAVIKTLVMEDEHQSPLIILMHGDCEVSTKEMARTLNVKRIAPCSPDIAHKHTGYQVGGTSPFGTLKPLPVYVERTILDLPLIYINGGKRGFLVSLAPEVLVNVLQATPVEVAI